The DNA sequence tttgacccctttgcctgtccagatggacgagcagaaccaaaaaaaaaggtCTGTGGTGGGATTCTTGGAGAAGCGCGGGAACTCTTGATTGTTTAGGGCggtctttttaactataaaattaaatatttcttttatattgtatataatcctcatatttttgaaaagtatataagtatttgtatatgtttatcattaaatttgtttagtataagtaaaagtctatatatttagtgatttaggtttgtgctaagagatgtcgaaaaggcggaaaaaaaccaagccggaacgagataaaggtgagtctattttagattccacctctgaaagtagcgaatactcagattcgcgtacagttttggaagaccagtaGGACTTTTATTTGCCATATAGGGTGGCCGACTATTGTCGCCGATATCCGGAAGACGCAGGTGCCGGTCATGAATTTATAGTCTTCATAGAGAGTGTCACTGAACAGCCACTTGGTAGTCGTGACATGCTAACTCTTAGTAGCTTAGCGCTTAATCGCGCTTCATTAAaggcattaaatatcttaagaaactcaacaaatataagataggagtagtgtttgtacgacccaatttggctaatacatTCTTAGACAGCACGACATTTTTaagggaacaaaatattaaggcgtCCATCCCAGCTGGTGCCACTGAATTGTCTGGAGTTATTTCCTCCGTACCCATTGAtatgtccaacaaaaaaattttcaaatctttgtcaagtacaaaaaaaaatatttctgttcggcgtataatgaaaaaaaacaaatccgatagtggttttatattacaacctacacaggcagtcattattacttttgcgtcatctacttcactcccagattacgttcacttaaagatgtggcgtctaccagtgcgaccttatgtgccgccagttaagcagtgtttccgatgccttaggtttgaccacttggctaaattctgtaagaatgctcagcattgctcaatctgcactgaaaatcattcatataaagaatGTACTATACCTATTGACAAAGCAGTATGTGTGCACTGTAAAGGTAACCATCTTGCGGTATCAGGTCAAtgccctataaaacaaaaaagatattggatagtaaaaataaaagtaaaacaccattatcagatttatttaaacatccaacaaacgttccatcactcaataagacagagaacacacaagacatcattaattttaaccaatccagcagcaatgaacctaatcacagaatcaataataaaagtcattacactaaataaaacacagaatcaaagcattagctcacacacaattagttcagctattaaagataccatacaaattaaaaataaaacgtcacATTCAACTGTCACAAACTTAACATAGTACAGTGGAATGCTCAAAGTCTGTTGAGTAACAGACTTGAGCTTCAAAACCTACTTTATGAGCAGCACCACATAGCACTTTTATCAGAAACTTGGCTTAAaccaaatatacagttttctatcagagattatacaatactaagaaatgattgtggtaatgatcacaatggtgtagcaatttttgttagaaattgcatttattttcaaaagttagaaacattttctgataactccttgcaaaatgtagcaatcaaaattaaatacaaacaaaaagtcatctcaattgttagcttttatagtcctggcaacagtgtacctaactttgacaaatctaaatttaatagactgttgcatagtattccaaaaccactaataattgctggtgattttaatgctcaccataccatttggggttgtaatagaatcaattctagaggtagagacatcatggatgtaatggacgataatgacttaatgcttttaaataatgatcaaccaactacagtgggtactaattcttggagaccaaatggactagatctaacaatagtatcatcttcattattcctgtgctgtgaatggcaagttcatcaggactctttgggcagctatcacttgcctacaatcacaaaattttccGTGGTAGTGTCAGAAACTGAATCATCTTCAATTCCATCCAACATTCCTCCACACAGTaatctgaaaatagtaaattgggaccaatatgagaacttagtaaatgacttgttaaaacaatttgatataaataattgtaatctacagaagtcatacaataacttctgttccataattcttagagtggtagaaaattcagtacctaaaaccaactaccactgtaacaatattactaatcTACCTAAAACAAAGCGACAACTTCCCTGGTGGAATGGGCAATGTACTAAAGTGGTAGAAGATTGCAAACAGGCTTAtctgttattcaaatcaaattgcaatatccaaaactacattcattttaagcaagctcaagcaaagaaaaaatttatattaagacttgaacgtcgtaaatcctggacagatttttgctcCACCATAAATAGGTTAACACCAATGAAACAGATTTGGACAAAAATGAGGAAATTTAACAACTTATatgctaataataattgtttctctagcaataattggatatccaactttttacacaaatatactccagatacagtaccaaatttgacaattattcacaataatcatcctttaaatagcaccaactcttttatgattgccccttttactatggaagaattaaaagctggtctatcatcaagaaaggaatctgcatgcggtttggattggctctcctataaaatgtttaaactccttaactcttctaacttaaataagtttctaaaaataataaatctcctatggaagaactccactattccagaagaatggaaaacagactgtctaattccaattttaaagcatgggaAAGATTCTAGTTCAGCTGATTCATATCATACTATCACACTAAGCTCGTGTGTTGGTAAAATTTtagaacaattaataaaacagagattaatattttatattgaaagtaacaacctcttacctaataatcaattttgatttCGATGTGGTCGTTCTGCTTGTGAGAGTGTACAGCATTTATGTCTTGACATCCATAGTGCCCAGATTGGCAATAAGATATGGGCTGGTGTTTTTTTGGATGTTGTAGgagcatttaataatgttgatttagaacaattatcatccattcttctatccttaaatgtccctgaaaaaatagttagttggatattcaatttcttgcatggtcgtaaactttatgttagagtcaataaccaattaatagtcCTCGATATTCATATAGAGGCGTATCACAGGGCGGAATTTTGAGTCCATTGCTctttataatctacataaatcaaataaatattgtttcgggtaatagagtttctaaccaccaatttgctgatgatctagtagtgtatagttcaggacttaatttatcaaatgttgtgTTAGATCTTAATATAGCACTCAAAAAAGTGGAgtcttattttcaatatcttagtcttgaggtcagtattgacaaaagcaaagtagtaatattttcaaagcattctataagaataagagatgcaaaaatatattatggtactcaggaaatttcaatagataattcaataaagtttttaggagttacgtttttaagtaattttagatggcacaaatatgttgaaatattagaaaatcgagcattaaaggcctgcaatattctgaaatcattagctggtacatattggggtgcagacccacgcatcttgctaacactatataagtcattagtccgtagccattttgagtatgccttcttttgttatggtggagtaattacattagtgaataaagaaaaaatacaaaataaatgcttaaggatcataacaggcgcttttaggtctactcctattatatcattacaagTAGAATGTAATATTCCCCCACTAGCTCTTAGATCCAAATATCTACATTCAAAATTCTTTCTCAAATTAACTTCTATTAATAATCATCCACTCCTATTAAAGATACAGGACTATATTAACCAAACTGACAATAATTCCTACTATCAAGTCTAGTATCAAGTCCTCCCtggtttgttaaaaataaaaaatacttacacagaaaattttactccacaatttgtcggttacgtctgggacattctcgtagtggtgctcatttatttaggatcggtgttttagatcctccaacttgtcaattctgtaatttatccatccaaactcttgatcacattttctttgactgtccccaatataatcttcaaaCATTTACATTCATAGACTGCctcttggatatttataagaatgctgaagacatcccgcgctcacttcagcagttattgaaaacttatgactccttcttttttttttttttttgcgcccaagcaagggaaggctaccctccgggataacgacgggagggaggtggtgaatgctcatgcataccaaagcagcctaagtctgcgttggttatgtgggactcgcgtgaaaacctaggtgcctacccactaaacaccacctgcagttggctttgggcaggtgccctctaagcctacatcgaaggcgagcttctcatggggagagagaggcgcaagcggcactccctatggagtttccgctgggagaCTCCTTCGTgccgctttacaaatttatagtttcaacggtaggcgaaatttgaaaatacgtcttggcttttgacacaatcccttacacagacttaaaacatattcgtccataaattattattggactttaactttaatgtaaattttaatgtataaatgtaaatattatatttgtagttataccttaaattagtttcatattatcttataattatattcaactaatattcatcattattatttataattcatgtataatatatttcttataacgtatatgagatttatattttagtattatatcataaaagtttattattaaaaataaggggcTAAGCTTGATCTTACttggaacaagaatattatcaataaaagacttggcttcggcctttcatgcgaatgtatatgaagaaaattaaacatgaagaacacgaaatactacttttatatgaaattgtacctactatttatgtttgaagatgaagattatataaatattgaatacttagcttgactttgaacaagctgtgtaacgtgaagaatagaaaaataaaaatgaagacttggctgtatgggcttttgacccctttgcctgtccagatggacgaacagaacaaaaaaaaaaagaaaactttatgCTTGGCTCGGACGCgtcaaattgaattaaaaaaaaagtataaaacaattattacactACGGCGTCGGCAATGgctaatattttgtaatttcataGAAAAAGCCGAATTATTAGTAATTTGTGATACAGacttgtgtatttattttaagataaaaatgTTAGTATTCACAACAAATAGTCATTTAAAGTTGAGTGTTACGTCTTGGTAATTATTGTGTGTATATTACTTCGATTTTCAGGGCGCGCAGCAAAATATCTCCGTCAGTAGTTACTGAAAAAGACAAAAAGAAACCGAAGGAGAAAAAGAAGAAAGGCGAGTCGGGGTCGAGTAGCAGTGATAGTAGTGGCAGGTACGCCTATGTTTCGGTTGGTTATGAATTCCTATCGTTATAGGTTATGTTTAATGCTGAACTTTTTAAAACTCAAACAATTCATTGATTACAACAGAAACAAATAATGGCTCAAAATGACGTTATTTAGTTTCCAACCTTTAGTTTAGGGTTCTTTGACCTTTACTGAATTTACCTGTATTGTATTAATCTGCAGTCAAACTTATATTTTAACAGTTCTTCGGATAGCAGTTCATCAAGGTCATCATCCCGGTCTTCTTCAAGTAGTTCAGGAAGCTCTTCACGTTCATCTTCAAGCTCTAGTTCTTCCAGCAGTAGCAGTGGCACCAACAATCGCTCAAAGCCCAAAAAGAAGTAAATatgctttatatatataataatagttttcttgaaattatttatttttcttttataaagatatttatttatttcttcgcACAGTGAACTACAttctatcatatttttattgcagaATTTCACCACATAAAAGCCCAGTCAAGGATAATAGACGTGAAATTGATAGAACCAAAGTGAGAGACAGATCACCAATTGatgataaaaagaaaattattccaCCCTCTGCAGCTGATAAATCAAAGAGCAAAGAGAAGCATGAAAGGTATGATTTAGTTTAAATAActttggtaaaaataatataacatttgctGGAGCAACAGCTATACAATAAGCTTCGGAAAACTGTTAGAGAAGCGACTTCGCTTAACGTCTTCAAAAAAAGGCTGCTATATCATTTACAAAGCAATGAATACAAACATcttatcataataacaataaactatatcttGTAACTTGGACCACCACCTTAAAACCGGAAAGCAGCAATGAGCAAATTCGCCTCTCACtcactgattttatgttctcatgtaagtcacgacagtcttaatgagaaattaaagttctttaaacACTTTTGACACCTCTGGGTAAAAGTCGCTAGCAGAATGTTATGTCTCCTATGATTTTCCCACTTTCCACTCAATTTCCATATAATTTACTTGTTATACATTCAAAACTGTTTGTATGTATATCATATTACTTGTCTTGGGTTGGATTTTTATTGTCACAAGAGTTGAGAAGTAAATGATACTAAAGCTGGTAAAGATTGGAGCTCCAATCATAACACTACCATTCTTATTAATgtctgtgacattcataatgttaacatgaggaacaaacataaacttgttatgcctactacttagttgggtcgagttagtaagtcttttgttgggtgatgtatatgcttctacaatatgatcccagaaaatgtacaaaacaaatgtgttacgaaatttaaaagaattgttaaaaaacatttgtgtgggaagggttattatagcataaacgattttcttaatgacaccacaaactgggaataaagcgaacaccctctttaattataaatgtttattgtactatatcacattgtaatccatattttaaatttaaaaaaaatctgctgagtttcttgcgtccattcttctcaggtctgaggcagtctcttttgaatgggtggaagtttttgacattcaataagtgaatttaaatcctattttgaataaaaatatttgaatttgaatggtaacacatatttttggagaaaaacaaaaaaatgtttctaGCCTCAAATCAGATAAAaggcaaaaatttatttattattattatgtgtatttCCTTGTATCCTACTCTTCCTTAAATATCTTCTTTACTGTTTATATATACCTAAGATTATTCCACTCCCTAATGGCAGCATAGAAGGCCACAGATGGTGCTAATAGTCCATCTTTATGCAATCTGCTGATTACGGAAGGGGAATCGAAAGATGAACATTGCATTCAAATTGTTTGAGTGACATCACCTCGCCACCACATGTAATTCTATTGAGATTAGCCAAATCATCTCatatactaataataacttAACCTGTGTGTGTATCAGGAATCATTGGTGTTACGGcagcattttgtttataatttcttAGCAGTTTAAACTTGTGTTGTTtggtattgtatattttatttgaattaattatcaGGAGCACTATGAATACACATATTGATCTGTCAGTAACAGGAAtggcaaaaaaataatttaatatgcaaacatttattacaaaaagagtatatgataataatgttataaattgaTATTACACCCAAAAGTTACATAGGTACCTAATTTTGGTTACCATTAATCTTTTCAAGTTGCCCTGGTCTACTATAGTGGGACATACTTTTATAAtgtcttattaaatatataaatcattcTGGGTTATGCAACCAcatttaactaatatttttgGAGAATTAAGATATACGAGggtggcactgaaaatttcaggaatcaaggaagtgacacaacattactatttaaaaatgtatttattgcttttcgaagtattctccgcgaaattggacacatttttccatatgatgaaaccaatcattgaagcaaccattccattcggaagttggggtctcagAAATGGCTGTTTTGTAGgtgtccacagcttcttcagttgatgaaaatctctgaccacgcaatttattgtttattttaggaaaagtatagaaatcattagggcttaggtcggggctgtacggcggatggtatAATAATTccatgttttcttgctctagaaactcttttgttctgtgcgtgGTGTGAGAACttgcattgtcgtgatggaggatgatgtcTTTACGGATTttagaaacgacctgtggcaaacaaatgctagcataccattctgcattataCATAGCCGGTtttggccaccattttttttgcaacactccgtgaacaaacaatttttgttggctttaactcattttcgaacacccaaacgcGTGACTGGTTTTTGTTTGGGGTTCGTACgcatatatccaggattcgtcacctgatacgatgttgtatacagcatttgaggatcctgcgttcttacgagagttctgacgcaccaagtaacgcgagccgctttttgctctttaCAGAGCAAAtacggtatccatcgggaaaacaacttttttacaccttcATTTTCTTCGTTCATGCAAGATGTATTTTGATGAtgatttgtatttgactcatgccaatgtctaaagttgcctgaatttcgcggtatgtcacatgtcgatcttcctcaatcagcttacgcacagcatcaacgttttctttggtgactgcagtttttagacgaccttgacggggatcatcactgagcttgacacgtccacgttgaaattcagcaaaccagcgataaattgtggttttggatggggcttcatcaccaattgcagaaatcatccggccAACACACtgtttgtgttaaaccacttcgaaagtcataataaatcatcgctatagaattttctcgagtcaattccattttctcaatgactaaacaagtttgaaaagaccgagaatctttttttttaataaataaatggtattcgattttgaaaaccaaggagttttcaattaaaaagatttttatatgacaggaacagtggaaatattccattcccgatacttttagtgcagccctcgtacatAGTAGACCAACTTTTAAGATTGGAAAAAAACTAAgtgtaatttaaatttcaaatggaTTTGATCTgtgaatatttatatgaatatttgaattaaaacaaaattatattaatatacacaTTTTCGTAAATATAAAACTGCTCTGAAGAAAATACTTGATGTTACTATTTATTCAAAACCATttggcatctttcaaaattgttagattatttaaaaaaaaaatattgttatatcgTTGGATTGGTTTATTGGACTATATATTACACACATTTTAGATCACCTGCAAGAAAAAAGCGGGAACGTTCACCGCCACCACGGCCAACGCGTATTCACATTGGTCGCTTAACATTGAATGTTACCAAAGATCACATTCAGGAGATATTTTCAACATATGGTTCTGTCAAAGCTGTTGAGTTTCCAATGGACCGACTACACCCACAAAATGGACGTGGTTATGCTTATGTTGAATTCAGCAATGCAGATGAAGCGGAAAATGCTATGAAACATATGGATGGAggtatataaatacatatctatttaaaaaaaatggtattcattaTACTAGAAGATGCTTTTTTACCTGACACCA is a window from the Leptidea sinapis chromosome 45, ilLepSina1.1, whole genome shotgun sequence genome containing:
- the LOC126977412 gene encoding RNA-binding protein with serine-rich domain 1-A-like → MARSKISPSVVTEKDKKKPKEKKKKGESGSSSSDSSGSSSDSSSSRSSSRSSSSSSGSSSRSSSSSSSSSSSSGTNNRSKPKKKISPHKSPVKDNRREIDRTKVRDRSPIDDKKKIIPPSAADKSKSKEKHERSPARKKRERSPPPRPTRIHIGRLTLNVTKDHIQEIFSTYGSVKAVEFPMDRLHPQNGRGYAYVEFSNADEAENAMKHMDGGQIDGQEITAAPVLIPSRPRRPSPRPMPMRHVPMRRHSPPRYRRRSPPPVRRRSPPRRRRTRSRSPRPAPRRRRSRSSSSSSR